The sequence CGGCTCTTTTGACCGCCTGCGTCACCGGACCGGATTTTCCGGCCCTCACAACAGGTTCTGCCACCGGCGAGGAGCGACGCCTCCTGGTGACCTTTGGAGACCGCAGCATCGGCCGCGACTTGCCCGCCAACCCGCTGGACCTTTACCGCCCCCGGGGCGGCTATGCCAACTCCAGCTGGAGCCTGCAAAAGAGCCAAGATCTGGCGGCGCGCCATGGCTTGCGGCTGGTGACGGCCTGGCCGGTCACGGTGCTGGGAGTGACCTGCGTGGTGTACGAGGTGCCGCCCGGCCGCGCCCTGGAGGCCGCGGTGCGCTCCTTGGAGACCGATTCCGAGGTCGAAACGGTGCAGCCCATGCACCGGTTCCGGAGCTTGGGCGAGGTGTCGGCGAACCCCTACAACGACCCCTATTTCCCCCTGCAGCGGGCGCTCAAGGCCATGCGCATCGCCGCGGCCCACCGTCTGGCCACCGGCCGGGGCGTGCGGATCGGGGTCATCGACTCCGGGGTCGATGCCGATCACCCCGATCTCGCCGGCCAGGTGGCGGTGGCGGAAAACCTGGCCAAAGGCGCGGGCGGGGACACCGCCGAGGTGCACGGGACCGCGGTGGCCGGCGTGATCGCCGCCCGCAGCCAGAACCACCAGGGCATCGTGGGCGTCGCGCCGGGGGCCGAGCTCTATGCCTTGCGGGCGTGCTGGTCGCTGCGCCCGGGGACGTCGGAAGCGGCCTGCAACAGCTTCACCCTGGCCTTGGCGGTCAATGAGGCAATCCGCCTTGGGGTCCGGATCATCAACCTGAGCCTGGCGGGACCGGATGACCCGCTGGTGGCCAGGCTTCTGCGCGCCGCCCTGGACCGCGGCATCTTCATCGTGGCCGCGGATCTAGGTCCGGGGGACCCGGCCAATCCTTTCCCCGCCGATCTGCCGGGGGTGATCGCGGTGCATCCGGAGGGAACGGCGGCCGGGCCCCACAGCGGCACCGCTGACCGGATCAGCGCCCCCGGCCACAACATCCTGACCACGCTGCCCCATGCCACGTATGACTTCATGTCCGGCAGTTCCGTCGCCGCACCCCACGTCGCCGGCCTGCTGGCCCTGATGCTGGAGGTCAAGCCCGAACTGGACCTGGGGGAGGCCCTGCGCAGCCTCAAGTCCCGGGCCCTGGCCGCGGCCGACGCACCCGGCGAGGTCGACGCCTGCCTGTTGCTGGTCCGGCTCGGTGGGACGCCGGGCTGCGCCGAAACGGTGGCCCACCCCTGACAGCCGAACAGTGCGGCCGCTCGGGCGGGCTGCCTGATCGGAAGGGGCGCCGGGCGCTCAGCGCTAGCAGAGCACCCGGATTTCAGCCCAGCGGGTTCTCCAGCTCTCGCCCGGCCTGGCTTCTGGCGATGGCTTCGCCCCGCCGCCGGAGCTTAGCTAGGGAGGTATTGATGGCATTGCCGAGGCCGATCAACCCATCGGGTTTGACATGCAGCGTCGTATAGCCGATTCGCAAATGAAACACGGCACAGGTCCTGCAATAGTGGATGGTGGTGAGGCCATCGTCGGCGAGGGTCTCTAAACAGCAAGACGGCTTTTTCATGGCGATGGATTCTCGGTTGACGATTCGAGGTTGATGGAGCGTTCGCTTCGCACCCGCCGGTTTGGCGCCTCCTCCCATGGGGCTTCACTGCCCGGCACGGTTTGGGGCGCGGCACTCAAGCACACCCGCAGCAGTAAACCCCTAATGATGTCCCGTGACCGCCCATCTAGGCAGTGGAAGTCCTCCGCATGCAGATTTCCGGTCACGAGCAACTCGCCTAGCTTCGGGATTGACATCCTAAGGCACACTCCAGAGGCGGTGTCGGGAAGCTCAGGACCGAATGAATTCACGATTCCACTCCCGAGGTTGTCGACGCTGGTTCAGATGATAATCGTTCTCATTTGTATGTCAAACGCCTTTTGGCGGGCGGCGAGATCCTGCCCGATGGGTTGGCTACCGGATGGAACGGCATGGGCGAGTTAGGGGGTGGAGGCGGGCAGAACCGGTCTCCCCCGCGGAAACGCTGGTGTGTTGCAAAGCCGGGCCGAAGCTTGGCGATGCCGAGCCCACCGCGGGTGCCGCGCCAGTTCCGACGAGGCCGGAAGGTGGACTCGCTTCTTCCGGACGGCGGGGGGCGAGAGGGGCATTCGCCCTGGAATTCCTGATCCGACCCTGCGGCTCGGGCCGAGTACTTTTCAGGCCGGTCTCATTCGCCCGCACCGGGTGGTAGCTGGGCTGGACCATCGGCTGTCGGTCGGTGGCGACCTTCTAAGGTATAGCGACCCTGGGCATTCTTGATTCTGTCACTACAGCGTTCTGTTTTTGTCCACCGTTCCTAAGTTCGCCACGAAAGCAATCTAAACCCGGCCGAAAGGGCCTTCGACCGCTGCCTGCACAATTTAGGTGCAAGTATCCCAAGGCCATGGAGAAACCGGTCTAAGGCTAAGAAATATTGTGGACCTTTTATTTTTGTTATGGCTGAGCGGCGGGTTCCCAGTCGGGCCCACCAGCCGATCGAAGCGAGCCTAGAGCCACCCTTCGGCAGTGCACCAATTTGACCCACTACCGCCTGCTTGGAATACCTTGCTGAAGTGGGGGTTTTCCGTTGACACCGACGGCGGGAAGGCGGTTGTGCAAGAGGTGGGGTATTACCCTCTTCCTCGCCCTGGCTAAAGAGATGGATAGCGGTTTTCTAGTTATCTGGTGAAACCACCAAAAACAGCAGGTGTTGACCCGCCGGATTCCGCTACTCATACCCCCTTTTGGGTATAGTTTTCTCACTCCCCACCTGGTATCACAACATGGCAAGCCGGATAAGTGTTCTTCGTTTGCCGGTATGGAGAACACTTTCTATCCCCTGTCACCGGCCTAACTGTAATAGGAGAAACCCACTATGTTAAAGCATATCTTGGTTATGGCTGCGTCGGCGCTGCTGGTACCAGCAGTCACAATGGCTAAGCCGGTCGTGTTCGAAGCCTCCGGGGTGGAGCCGGCTGATATCCAAGCCGCGGTGGATGGTTTCCGGGTGTTTCTCGGAAACAACAACGGCGTTGGCGGTACATTTCCCGATGGACGGCGGGAAATCAACTGGGATGGGACCCCGGATAACTTCTCCGCGCCCAATAATCTGCCGGCCAACTTCTTCAACGCCAATTCGCCGCGCGGCGTGGTCTTCTTCACCCCGGGTACGGGTTTCCAGGTCAGCGCCGACAGCGACAACCCTACCCACACCCCGGTGGAGTTTGGCAACATCAAACAATCCCTTCCGTTCCGGTTTAGGACCTTCAGTCCCGAGCGGCTCTTTACTCCCCTCGACAGCAATGTCACCGAGGTGTTGTTCTTCGTACCAGGTACTACCAAGGCAGCGACAGTTGACGGTTTTGGTGCGGTCTTCACCGATGTGAATCGGGATGAGATCAGCAAGATTGAATACTTGGACGTTAACGGTAATCTACTGTTCAGCAAATTCGTACAGCCGAACCCTCGGCGGGAAAGTCTCTCGTTCCTGGGCGTGGGATTCGATGCCGGCGAACGGGTGTTTCTGGTGCGGATCACGAGCGGCAATGTCGCTTTGAGCCTGACCGATCGAATCTTCTGGATTGGATCCCCGGGCCTAGGCAGGGATGTGGTGGTGCTGGATGATTTCATCTACGGCGAGCCTCAGCCGTTACAACCGTGACGGCTAAAAGCCCAAACTCAGTTTCCTAAGTTTTCCATCGGTCACACGGAGGGGCTAAGCGGCGGGAGGCGGGACAGCTCGCGACTTTCGCCGCAATGATTTCGTCGAAGATGGGGATGTTGCCCCGGCCCCGAGTATGGGTCCGCAGCATACTCGGGGCTTTTGTCGATCCGGCCGCTGGATCCGCCGCGGGTAGCGGCGATGGTGAAACGGCAGAAGTGGCAGCGGCCCTTGATCGACCGGACGGTGTCGGCGGGCGTGGATCAGGGCTAGAACCTGCTAGGTTTCGCAGTCCACTCCCTAAGGGGCATTCCCCAGAAGCGCCAAGCTGCGGCCGTCGCTGGCCGCAGAATGGCCGTCCGTGATCCGCCTGCAGGGCTTCACCCGGATTGGGCTCGGACCTGGCGGTGCGCGGGCATGGGTTGTGGCGGTTCACGAGGCGGGTTTTCACCGACGCTTTCGAGGGCGACGGCGCACTTTAAATGTTCCGGCCGGGGTTGTTTCCGCACGAAGGCGGAGCGCGCCAGGTGATAGCTCGGATCGTCGCCCCAGAAGTTCTGATTCATTTCCGCGAGTTCTTCGAGCCGATAGTGCTCCAGCGGCTTGAGTGCCTCGTCCGCCTCGCGCTCCGCCCGCTTCCGGTCGAGCAGCGCGGCGAAGTTTTTGCTGTGCGCGAGATTTTCCGCCATTCGGACGATCTGATGCCGGAACCGGCCAAAATTGCCGCTTCCGAGGTCGTCCTGGATGACGATGTCATCGATCAGCCCCATGGCCTTGGCCTCCCGGACGCTGACCGGCAGGCACTGCTCGGTGAGTTGCTCCGCGCGGTCGAGTCCGACCCGCTTCGGCAGCGAGTAGGTCCAGTACTCGGAGCCGTACAAGCCGCCCATACCCTTGTAGTGGGGATTGAGGACGATCCCCTCGCGGGCCAGCACCCGGTCCGCGCCCAGCGCCATCATCACTCCCCCGGCGCCGGCGCTGCCGTACAGCGCGGCAATGGTGAGATGGTCGGTCGCGGTCAGGAGGCTGTGCACGAAATCATCCATGGCGTTGATGTTCCGCCAGGACTCTTCCGCGGGGTCCGCCGCGGCTTCGATCAGGTTCAGATGGATGCCGTTCGACCAGAAGTCCTGCCCGCCGAACAGCACGATCACCTTGGTAGGGCGCTGCCGCGCGTATTTCATTGCCTGTTCCAGGCGCTGGCAGTGGTCGGTCCCCATCGCGCCGTTGTAGAAGCGGAAATTGACGTAGCCGACCTCGTTGTGTTCTTCGTACCAGATGTCGCGAAAGGTCGCTGCGGGGCTCTCAGCCTGGATCGCGATGGGCATTTCCGGCACCTCGGCCAACCGATCCCCCAGCACCATAGCGGCGGGCAGCTTGAAAAAGCCGTCCGGCGGCTCACCCTTCCGCTTCAGGTGGGAAATCCATACCGCCCCGTCCACGGCGGCCCGGCAGATCGCGCCGTGCCGCTTTGCGATGATTTGGCCCGGCTTCCCGACCAGGGTGCCTTCCTCATGCGCGCCGTAGAGGTAAACCGGCAGCCCCTCGATCTCGTCCAGCACGCCGGGAGCGCCGTCGCCGGAGCGGATCTTTTTCAGGATCGTCGCGACCGGATCGCCTTTCCAATCGATCTGCCGGTGCTCGGGTTTGACGAAGGGACGGTAGCGGCCCCGAGTCTCGGGCCGTGAATAATCGAGCGGGGCCGGCACGAACAAGCGGCTCTCGAAACGCCTGACCGCGACCAACATGGCCTTGACCGCCGCGCGGGTCACCTCGTCCCGGTAAAGGCCGCTCTTGCTCGCCGCCCGCATCTTGAATTCGTAGGTCGCCCAGATCGGACCGGAATCCACCTGGTCCGCCGCCTGCACCGCGGTGACGCCCCAGTGGGTTTCCTCGTTCAGGATCGCCCAATCCAGCGAATTGCCGCCGCGATCGCCGACGATGCCGGGATGGAGGATGATGCAGGTGTGCCGTTGCCAGATGTCGCGGGGAATGACCTGGGCCAGCATCGGACACAGCACCAGGTCGGGCTGGAACTGCTGCACCGCCTGGCGCATGGCCTCGCCGGTGGTGGCGATGCCGACCCCCACCCGGTGGCCCAGGGCCTCGAGTTCCACATGGGCGTGCTGGGTCAGGCTGTTGTAGGCGCTCGAGAGCAACAGGATGTCCATGGCGTGATTCTCCGTTGAGTCCAGTACATGACGTCGGCGGCGAGGCGGTGGGGGCGTGTTTCCTCGCGCGGACGCTCAAAAGGCATTGAGCGAGGCCCTGATCGCGCTTTCGTAGCGTTCGGTCGCCGTGGGGCTGGGTTTCGGACCCGCCGGGCCGAAGCGCGCGCGATAGTCCTTAGGGTTGATCCCCAAATGGCGGATGAAGGCCCGCCGCATCCGCTCGGCATCGCCGAAGCCCGAAACGACGGCCACGGTTTCGATCCGGTGGTCACTGGCCCCGAGGAAATGGCGTGCAGCGTCGACCCGCGCCTTCTCGACGAATTTGGCCGGCGTCATGCCGGTCTCTTCCTGGAAGACCCTGGCGAAATTGCGGGGACTCATCGCCATCCGCTCGGCCAGCACCTCGACGCGCAGATCGTCCGCCGGATGCTCCATGATCCACATCTGCAAGGCGCGCAGATCCGAGCGATCGGTTGCCTCGCTCACTAGATAGCCGCTGAATTGGGATTGGCCGCCCGGCCGCTTCAGGAACACCACCATGTAGCGCGCCCCCAGCAAAGCCATTTCCCGGCCCCAATCTTCTTCCACCAGCGACAATGCCAGATCGATGCCCGAGGTGATGCCGCCCGAGGTCGAAATCAGGCCGTCCCGGAGGAAGATCCGGTCGGGCTCGACCATGACCTTGGGATAATCGGCGGCCAGCCGGTCGCAGTACGCCCAATGGGTGGTGGCGCGCCGCCCGTCGAGGAGTCCGGCTTCGGCAAGGAGAAAAGCGCCGGTGCACACCGAGACGAGCCGCCGGACCCGGGTGGACATGGCGAGAACCCAGTCCCGCAACGAGGAATCGGACAGCACCGCGTTCACGTCCGACGAGCCCGGTATCAACAAGGTGTCGATGCCGTCGCCGATTTCGGAATAGGCGCTGTCGGCGTGGATCTTGAGGCCACCCGAAGTCGTGACCAGCCCCGGCCGTTTCGCCAAGACCTGGATCGGATAGGCGTTTTCCCGGGCGCCGCCCGCCCGCTGCAAACCGAGATTGGTCAGGGCGAAGACATCCATCGGCCCGGTCAGGTCGATGATCTCGACGCCATCGAAGGCGACCACGGCAATGCGCCTTGGTGGCGCTTCGGCGGCCGGCTCATGGGACATAGAGGCTTGGGCCATGGGAATCTCCTCCTTTGCGCCGGCCCCGGACGGGCGAGCCCCAGGGAGTGGGCGAGCCAAGCGGACACGGCGTTATCTTCGCCCGCCAAGGGCCGTTCCACATGACATTCTTCCCTCGATTCCTGCCATGGTTCCCGAGCGGGCATCTCGGGTCGATAGCCAACCTAGGGGCGCCTCCTTAAGAAACACACTTGACAATACCCCCACCCGGTATATGATACCCGGGAGAGGTATTAGCGCCCATGACTCACCCCACCATCGCGCCCGATGAGCCAGCACCCGCGGTCTGCGGCTGTGGCTGCCATGACCCCAATGGCCGCAAGGCCCTAGAGGTCGATCCAGAGATCAAGGCTTCGAACCTGAAACGGCTACGCCGTATCGAAGGTCAGGTACGGGGTTTGCAGAAGATGGTCGAAGACGACCGTTATTGCGCCGACATCCTGATCCAGATCTCCGCAGTGCAGGAAGCGCTGCGCACGGTCGGAAAGGCGTTGCTGCGAAATCACCTCAAGCATTGTGCGGCGGAAGCCCTCCGCCAAGGCACGCCGGCCCAAGCCGAGGCGATGTACGATGAACTCCTCGATCTTATTTACAAGCATTCCCGCTAGCCGGTTCGGCCTTCAAACGCCGCGACCGATGACAACCAAAACCGGTCCGTGGGCCATGGGGCGGCTGTTTCCGATCCAGCGGAACGGACCCATAGAAAGGCAAGAGCCGTCGGTTCTGCCGGCCATGGGCAGCGCTTCGACGCCACCCCGCCCAAGCCGGAATGGCTCGAGCTTTAGGAGGCTATGATGCCGATGGAAACCAACACAGCGAGCGCCACTTCCGAACTCTTGCCCGAACCGAAGGACCCCGTGTGCGGCATGCCGGTACACCCGGCGAAGGCCGCCGGTGAAGTCGAACACGGGGGCCAAAAATACGCCTTCTGCAGCAGCGCCTGCGCCACGAAATTCAAGGCCGATCCAGAGCGGTATCTCTCGCCCGCGAAGCCGGAGGTGCGCCCCGGCGGTGCCGAGAGGATGGAATTCACCTGTCCGATGCATCCAGAAGTCCGTCAGATCGGACCGGGTGCTTGCCCGAAATGTGGCATGGCTCTCGAGCCGGTCAGTGCGGCACCGCCCGTCACGAGGACCGAATGGACCTGTCCCATGCATCCCGAGATCGTGCGCTCCGAGCCCGGTTCGTGTCCGATCTGCGGCATGGCCTTGGAGCCGCGGACGGTTGCCGTCGAAGAGGACCACCCGGAACTGCGTGACATGACGCGGCGGTTCTGGGCCTCGGCCGCGCTCACCGCGCCGCTCCTGGTGCTGATGGTTTCCGAGGGGCTGCCGGGCAAACCTCTTCAGAGCTGGCTGGGCCCTCAAGCCCTGCCTTGGGTGCAGTTCCTTTTAGCCACCCCGGTCGTGGTGTGGGGCGGCTGGCCGTTCTTCGTCCGGGGCTGGCAGTCCGTCATCGGCCGCCACCTGAATATGTTCACCCTGATCGCGCTCGGAACCGGGGCGGCCTACGTTTACAGTGTGGTCGCGACGCTGATCCCGGGCCTCTTCCCGGCCTCGTTCCGCGATCCCCACAGCGGCGCGCTCGCCCTGTACTTCGAGCCGGCGGCCGTGATCGTCACCCTCGTGCTGCTTGGGCAAGTGCTCGAGCTTCGGGCGCGCCGCGCGACCTCCAGCGCGATTCAGGCGCTCCTGGGGCTCGCGCCGAGAACGGCGCGGGTGATCGGCTCGAACGGCGCCGAGCAAGACATACCGCTGGAGCAGGTCAAGGTGGGGGACCGCTTGCGCGTCAGACCCGGAGAGAAAGTGCCGGTCGATGGCGTGGTGCGGGAAGGTGTCAGCGCGGTGGATGAATCGATGGTGACGGGTGAGTCGGTCCCGGTCGAGAAAGCGCCGGGCAGCACCGTGACCGGGGGAACGGTCAACGGCACCGGGAGCCTCGTCATAGAGGCCGAGCGCGTCGGTTCGGACACGCTCCTCGCCCAAATCGTGCGCCTGGTCAGCGAGGCCCAGCGCTCACGCGCCCCGATCCAGCGGCTGGCCGATACCGTCGCCGGCGGGTTCGTCCCCCTGGTGATCGTGGTGGCCGGGGTGACCGCCCTGGTCTGGGGCCTCTATGGGCCGGAGCCCCGCATGGCCCATGCTCTGGTGAACGCCGTGGCGGTGCTCATCATCGCCTGCCCCTGCGCGCTGGGTCTGGCGACGCCGATGTCGATCATGGTGGGAACCGGGCGTGGTGCGCAGGCAGGCGTGCTGGTCCGCAATGCCGAGGTGCTGGAGGTGATGGAAAAGGTCGACACCCTGGTCGTCGACAAGACCGGGACCCTGACGGAGGGCAAGCCTAAGCTCACCGCCCTCATTCCTGCCGAAGGCTTCGACGAGACCACCCTGCTGCGCTTGGCGGCGAGTCTCGAACAGGCCAGTGAACATCCCTTGGCCGCCGCCATCGTGCAGGGCGCGAAAGAACGGAACGTGCCGCTGGCGCCGGCCGAGGAGTTCACATCCTTCACCGGAAAAGGCGCCCACGCCCGCATCGACGGACAGGCGGTGGCCATCGGCAATGCCCGGCTGTTGGAGGACCTCGCGATCGAGGCGGGCCCGCTCACCCGGCGGGCCGAGGAACTGCGGGCCCAAGGGCACACCGTCGTGTTCGTGGTCAGCGACGGTCGACCGGCCGGCCTGATCGGGGTCGCCGATCCCATCAAAGCCGGCACGGCGGAGGCGCTAGAGGGTTTGCATGGCGAGCACATTCGAGTGGTCATGCTCACCGGCGATCACCGGAGCACCGCGGAGGCCGTGGCGCGACAGCTTGGCATCGACCAGGTCGAGGCCGAGGTGCTGCCCGATCAAAAAGCCGAGACGGTGAAACGCCTGCAGCGCGGCGGGCATCGCGTGGCCATGGCGGGCGACGGCATCAACGACGCCCCGGCCTTGGCTCAGGCCGATGTGGGGATCGCGATGGGCACGGGCACCGATGTCGCCATCGAAAGTGCCGCCATGACCCTGATCAAGGGGGATCTCCGCGCCATCCTGCGCGCGCGGCGGCTCAGTCAGGCGACCATGCGGAATATCCGGCAAAACCTGTTTTTTGCCTTCGTGTACAACCTACTGGGGGTGCCGATCGCGGCGGGGGTGCTGTATCCATTCTTCGGTCTCTTGCTCAGCCCCATGATCGCTAGCGCCGCCATGACCTTTAGTTCCGTCTCCGTGATCGCCAATGCCCTGCGCCTGCGGCGGGTAGCACTGTAGGAACAAGGCGTCCATTTCGGCGCCCGCGGGGCTTCGGTGCGGCACCTCGTGGCGAAGCGGCGGCGATGGCCCTCACCGCATCCTGAAATGAAGGCTCCCGCCTCCACTAATATGGAGCATCCATGACAACCTTGGAAGAAGCCAGAATCCGCGCCGCAGCCGCCTATAATGCGGCAGCGGATCGGTTCGACCACCCCGTGAATTCGTTCTGGGACCGGTTCGGGCGCGTCACAGTGGGTCGGCTCGATCTCAAGCGGGGCCACCGGGTGCTGGACCTATGTTGCGGGAGCGGCGCCTCGGCCTTGCCGGCCGCCGAGCGGGTAGGCCCCGATGGCTTCGTTCTGGGCCTCGACCTTGCGGAAAATCTTTTGACGCTGGCCCGGGCCAAGGCGGCCGCGCGCGGGCTCTTCAATGCCGAGTTCCGAGTCGGCGACCTGCTCGAGCCGGGTTTGCCCGAGGCCAGTTTTGACGCGGTGGTCTGCGTGTTCGGCATCTTTTTCGTGCCGGACATGGTGGGGGCAGTGCGGAATCTCTGGCGCCTGGTCCGGCCCGGCGGGACGCTGGCGATCACCACCTGGGGGCGGAATTTTTTCGAACCGGCCAACAGCCTCTTCTGGCAGGCGGTGCGCTCGGTCCGACCCGAGCTCTACAAAGGCTTCCATCCCTGGGACCGGATCGACGATCCCGCGGGACTACGTGCCCTACTTGCCGAAGCCGGGATCGACCAGGCCGACATCGAACCCGAGCGCTATGCCCATCCGTTGAGCTCGCCGGACGATTGGTGGACCATCGCCTGCGGTTCTGGCTACCGCGGCACCATCGACCAGCTCTCGACGAGGGAGCGGGCCTGGGTTCGGGAAAGGAATTTGGATGCGCTGCGTCAGCGGCAGATTGTCCGCATCGAGGCCAGCGTTCTCTACGCCGTCGGCAGGCGCGATGGTGGGCCGTAGGAGATGTTATCGGCGGTGCTAACCGGCGGCGACGTACAACCTGCACTGGTTTTTGCACGGGCGCTGCGCGAATGCGGGCATACGGTGCGGCTGTGCGTTTCGCCCGTTTCGTCGGTTGGGCCGAACGTCTCGGGTTTGAGGCGAGGCCGATGGGCGTCGTGTTCGCCGGACAGATCGGCCGGGAGGGCACCGAGATGGCCGCGCGATGGAGGAACACCATGCCGCCGGACGAGCTGAGGCGGCGGGCCGAGGACGCCCTGCGCGGTACGTGATCCCGGCCCGCTCTGGGGGCACCGGGAAGGCGGCATCCGTTCTCACGGTTGTGCGCGACGGTTTCCCCATGCGAAAGCAAAACCCACCCATCGATACCGCATCGGCCGGGTGTCGCCATTGGCCCTAACAGCGGACACCCAATGGCGCCTTCAAGCCCCCGGAGTGGTCACCCGATTGGCCTTGACCACCGCGCGAGGGTCGATCCACCCAAACAGGAGAGCCGGCCGATCACCGTCTGATTCATCCCGCCCCACACTCCGGTCCCCGTTATCGGTCCCTACAGCCTTACCGGGCCGATACACACCTTTCATACCTTGGTCACCTTGACGATTGAGCGCGCGCTCTGGTTTTGAGCACGGCCTTTCACTATTCACGCCCAACAAATAAGTGTTGCTTGATGGAAACCACTGAGTAAATTATTTGTTATTCACGACACTCAGCGGCTGCCCAAATTTTATACATTTGTTTCTCCATGGCGGTGACAGATATTGCTTAATATAGAAACAAAATGCAACATACTTCTACTGTAATCCACAGGCAGTGTCCCTACATAAAACGTTTAAAACATTGACATATACTCGTCAAAACAGCAGCTCATGCTCTACGCCTGTCACAGGACCTACCCCGACAGCATGAATGGAGTCACTATGAATTGCTGTTTTGCATTCCACGCGGCTGGTCTGCACTTTAATAAGGCAATCCCATGGGATCGCCGCCGCTCAGTACAAGAAATAACCAGGCCATGGGGGCCAAACGTTACCCAGCCAGCCAATCCTCCCATTGAGGAATGGGTAAATAACCCGGAGGGCTGCTCTTGCTGAAAGCGGCAACATCCACCTACTGATGAGGACACCAACAACCTGCAGGTGGCCCAGGTCCTCGACCAATGGATCCGGGACACCGTCGAAGAACCCGGGCGGGCGGTGCTCGCGACGGAGTCCGCTGCCGATCCGGGGCGGTGACGTCGAGGTCACCCCATCACCCTTCACTCGTCAACAGGAGAATGACCCATGGAGCTTCGCAATCTGTTTGCCATTAAATCTGGAGTGCCGTTCAACCGGTGGGCCGCCCTGGCGGGCCTGGGCCTGGTCCTGAGCGGTCCGGCCGCGGCCGATGACGGTAGGATCCTAGGCGGAGTGGACGTGGACGGCGTCCCACTCTATGTGTGCGTCGCCCGCCATGGAGACGGCAGCCATCAGCCGGGCAAGCTCCGGGGTGACAAGTGCTTCTATGGCTGGGGCGGCCGTGAGTATGCCACCTCGGACTACACCATAATAACGCCGCCCAGCGGTTACAAGTGGGCGTGGGTTGGTTATCCTGCCATTCCAAAGATTAATGACGCCTGCGTTGTCGCACCACCGGCTAATCCTTGGTACGGTTCAATAGGTTACTACCCGGGCGGAGTTGATTCCGACGGTTCGCGATTGGAGGTGTGCGTCACACATGCACCACCGGAAGGAGACCACAAAGCCACTCCAGGAAAATTGAGACGCAACCAGTGTCACATTTCGTGGGGAGGTAAAGAATATATCAAGTACCCCTATAAAGTCTTGATGTTCTCACAAACATGCGGATGCGAGCAGACG is a genomic window of Candidatus Methylocalor cossyra containing:
- a CDS encoding S8 family peptidase, with the translated sequence MILQRAARRLHRVGWLLAAALLTACVTGPDFPALTTGSATGEERRLLVTFGDRSIGRDLPANPLDLYRPRGGYANSSWSLQKSQDLAARHGLRLVTAWPVTVLGVTCVVYEVPPGRALEAAVRSLETDSEVETVQPMHRFRSLGEVSANPYNDPYFPLQRALKAMRIAAAHRLATGRGVRIGVIDSGVDADHPDLAGQVAVAENLAKGAGGDTAEVHGTAVAGVIAARSQNHQGIVGVAPGAELYALRACWSLRPGTSEAACNSFTLALAVNEAIRLGVRIINLSLAGPDDPLVARLLRAALDRGIFIVAADLGPGDPANPFPADLPGVIAVHPEGTAAGPHSGTADRISAPGHNILTTLPHATYDFMSGSSVAAPHVAGLLALMLEVKPELDLGEALRSLKSRALAAADAPGEVDACLLLVRLGGTPGCAETVAHP
- a CDS encoding hydrogenase maturation protein → MDILLLSSAYNSLTQHAHVELEALGHRVGVGIATTGEAMRQAVQQFQPDLVLCPMLAQVIPRDIWQRHTCIILHPGIVGDRGGNSLDWAILNEETHWGVTAVQAADQVDSGPIWATYEFKMRAASKSGLYRDEVTRAAVKAMLVAVRRFESRLFVPAPLDYSRPETRGRYRPFVKPEHRQIDWKGDPVATILKKIRSGDGAPGVLDEIEGLPVYLYGAHEEGTLVGKPGQIIAKRHGAICRAAVDGAVWISHLKRKGEPPDGFFKLPAAMVLGDRLAEVPEMPIAIQAESPAATFRDIWYEEHNEVGYVNFRFYNGAMGTDHCQRLEQAMKYARQRPTKVIVLFGGQDFWSNGIHLNLIEAAADPAEESWRNINAMDDFVHSLLTATDHLTIAALYGSAGAGGVMMALGADRVLAREGIVLNPHYKGMGGLYGSEYWTYSLPKRVGLDRAEQLTEQCLPVSVREAKAMGLIDDIVIQDDLGSGNFGRFRHQIVRMAENLAHSKNFAALLDRKRAEREADEALKPLEHYRLEELAEMNQNFWGDDPSYHLARSAFVRKQPRPEHLKCAVALESVGENPPREPPQPMPAHRQVRAQSG
- a CDS encoding GlxA family transcriptional regulator produces the protein MAQASMSHEPAAEAPPRRIAVVAFDGVEIIDLTGPMDVFALTNLGLQRAGGARENAYPIQVLAKRPGLVTTSGGLKIHADSAYSEIGDGIDTLLIPGSSDVNAVLSDSSLRDWVLAMSTRVRRLVSVCTGAFLLAEAGLLDGRRATTHWAYCDRLAADYPKVMVEPDRIFLRDGLISTSGGITSGIDLALSLVEEDWGREMALLGARYMVVFLKRPGGQSQFSGYLVSEATDRSDLRALQMWIMEHPADDLRVEVLAERMAMSPRNFARVFQEETGMTPAKFVEKARVDAARHFLGASDHRIETVAVVSGFGDAERMRRAFIRHLGINPKDYRARFGPAGPKPSPTATERYESAIRASLNAF
- a CDS encoding metal-sensitive transcriptional regulator yields the protein MTHPTIAPDEPAPAVCGCGCHDPNGRKALEVDPEIKASNLKRLRRIEGQVRGLQKMVEDDRYCADILIQISAVQEALRTVGKALLRNHLKHCAAEALRQGTPAQAEAMYDELLDLIYKHSR
- a CDS encoding heavy metal translocating P-type ATPase; the protein is MMPMETNTASATSELLPEPKDPVCGMPVHPAKAAGEVEHGGQKYAFCSSACATKFKADPERYLSPAKPEVRPGGAERMEFTCPMHPEVRQIGPGACPKCGMALEPVSAAPPVTRTEWTCPMHPEIVRSEPGSCPICGMALEPRTVAVEEDHPELRDMTRRFWASAALTAPLLVLMVSEGLPGKPLQSWLGPQALPWVQFLLATPVVVWGGWPFFVRGWQSVIGRHLNMFTLIALGTGAAYVYSVVATLIPGLFPASFRDPHSGALALYFEPAAVIVTLVLLGQVLELRARRATSSAIQALLGLAPRTARVIGSNGAEQDIPLEQVKVGDRLRVRPGEKVPVDGVVREGVSAVDESMVTGESVPVEKAPGSTVTGGTVNGTGSLVIEAERVGSDTLLAQIVRLVSEAQRSRAPIQRLADTVAGGFVPLVIVVAGVTALVWGLYGPEPRMAHALVNAVAVLIIACPCALGLATPMSIMVGTGRGAQAGVLVRNAEVLEVMEKVDTLVVDKTGTLTEGKPKLTALIPAEGFDETTLLRLAASLEQASEHPLAAAIVQGAKERNVPLAPAEEFTSFTGKGAHARIDGQAVAIGNARLLEDLAIEAGPLTRRAEELRAQGHTVVFVVSDGRPAGLIGVADPIKAGTAEALEGLHGEHIRVVMLTGDHRSTAEAVARQLGIDQVEAEVLPDQKAETVKRLQRGGHRVAMAGDGINDAPALAQADVGIAMGTGTDVAIESAAMTLIKGDLRAILRARRLSQATMRNIRQNLFFAFVYNLLGVPIAAGVLYPFFGLLLSPMIASAAMTFSSVSVIANALRLRRVAL
- a CDS encoding class I SAM-dependent methyltransferase, encoding MTTLEEARIRAAAAYNAAADRFDHPVNSFWDRFGRVTVGRLDLKRGHRVLDLCCGSGASALPAAERVGPDGFVLGLDLAENLLTLARAKAAARGLFNAEFRVGDLLEPGLPEASFDAVVCVFGIFFVPDMVGAVRNLWRLVRPGGTLAITTWGRNFFEPANSLFWQAVRSVRPELYKGFHPWDRIDDPAGLRALLAEAGIDQADIEPERYAHPLSSPDDWWTIACGSGYRGTIDQLSTRERAWVRERNLDALRQRQIVRIEASVLYAVGRRDGGP